In Candidatus Eremiobacterota bacterium, the genomic stretch GCGCGTACACTTGCGCGGCGTCGACCGAGACGGCGATGCGCAGCGCGAGCTCGGACCAGAGATCCAAGCCGCTGAAGGGATCGCCCGGGTCGCCGCCGCCGGCGACGTGCATGCAGCCGAGCTGCTGCCCGCGCGCGACGAGCGGGAACTCTTGCGCGCCGCCGTCGAGCCGCCCGGCGCGCGCGACCGTGGTGCGAATCTCACCTTCGTCGACGTCCACCCAGAAGCCGTCGGCGAAGTCCGGCACGATCAGCCGCCCGACCGCTACCAGCGTCTGCGCGTACTCGAAAGAAGCGGCCAGCTCACGACTCGCCGCCACCAGCAGCCGCAACGCTGCCGTCATCCGCCGCTGGTCGATCTGCGTCATCGCCTCGTCGGAACGTGCAGAGTCAGGCCCTCCCTGTCGGACCGGCGATACCCTCGCTTGCTCGTTCTCAAACGTCTCGCCGGATTGCGCGTTCTCGTTCACTGCTCGAATCGTTCCCGCCGCCGGTCGAGAAGTATGGTATGGAAGCTCGCGGTTCCGACCCGCGGACCCCTCGCTCGAGCGGTGACGTTCGGCGTGGAACTTCCGTACACTACCGGGGATACGCGCGAGTTTCGCGCATGCCGACGACGGGTAGCTTGCTCGTCAGTGGGCCTACCGCCGTCGGCTTTGGCTTCGAGGAGCTAGGGCCGTCGGCATGTCAGGCATTTCACCATGTCCGAGGAGATGCGTATGCCGCCTGCGGCCGTCGCCGGTAAATCCAAGACCAACGGCAGCCAGCGCGCCGCCGCCGTGAAGAACGGCGTCACGCCGCGCAGCACGAGCGCCGATCACGCCAAGCGCCAACTGCTCGGTGCGCTGCGCGCCGTCGCGCGCGGCGACTTCTCGGTCAAGCTGCCGACGACGTGGGACGGGCTCGACGGCGACATCGCCGAGGCGTTCAACGAGGTCGTGGGCTGGAACGCGCGCGTCCTCAAGGAGATGGAGCGCATCTCGAACGTCGTCGGCATCGACGGCCGGCTCGGACAGCGCGCCGAGCTCAAAGCGCCCGGCGGATTCGGCGAGAAGCTGCTCTTCGCCAACCGGCTGATCGACGACCTCACGCACCCGATCGCCGAGACCAGCCGCGTGCTCGGCGCGGTCGCGCGCGGCGACCTCTCGCAGCAGATGGCGCTCGAAGCCGACGGCCGCGCGCTCAAGGGCGAGTTCCTGCGCAGCGCGCGCACGATCAACGCAATGGTCGACCAGCTCAATGCGTTCGCCGGCGAGGTGACGCGCGTCGCGCGCGAGGTCGGTTCCGAAGGCATCCTCGGCGGCCAGGCGCACGTGCGCGGCGTCGCCGGCACGTGGAAGGACCTCACCGACTCGGTCAACTCGATGGCCGGCACGCTGACGAACCAGATCCGCAACATCGCCGACGTCACCACCGCCGTCGCGAACGGCAACCTCTCGAAGAAGATCACCGTCGAAGCGCGCGGCGAGATCCTGCAGCTCAAGGAGACCATCAACACGATGGTCGACCAGCTCAACACCTTCGCCGCCGAAGTCACGCGCGTCGCGCGCGAAGTCGGTTCCGAAGGCCGGCTCGGCGGACAGGCCGACGTGCGCGGCGTCGCCGGCACGTGGAAAGACCTCACCGACTCGGTCAACACGATGGCCGGCAACCTGACGAACCAGGTCCGCAACATCGCCGAGGTCACGACCGCCGTCGCGAAGGGCGACCTCTCGAAGAAGATCACCGTCGACGT encodes the following:
- a CDS encoding HAMP domain-containing protein, yielding MPPAAVAGKSKTNGSQRAAAVKNGVTPRSTSADHAKRQLLGALRAVARGDFSVKLPTTWDGLDGDIAEAFNEVVGWNARVLKEMERISNVVGIDGRLGQRAELKAPGGFGEKLLFANRLIDDLTHPIAETSRVLGAVARGDLSQQMALEADGRALKGEFLRSARTINAMVDQLNAFAGEVTRVAREVGSEGILGGQAHVRGVAGTWKDLTDSVNSMAGTLTNQIRNIADVTTAVANGNLSKKITVEARGEILQLKETINTMVDQLNTFAAEVTRVAREVGSEGRLGGQADVRGVAGTWKDLTDSVNTMAGNLTNQVRNIAEVTTAVAKGDLSKKITVDVKGEVLELKGTINTMVDQLNAFAGEVTRVAREVGTDGRLGGQAVVEGVAGTWKDLTDSVNTMARNLTAQVRNIAEVTTAVAKGDLSKKITVDVKGEVADLKVTVNTMVDQLNAFAGEVTRVAREVGTEGRLCGQAQVEGVAGTWKDLTDSVNTM